The Solibacillus daqui genome has a segment encoding these proteins:
- the leuD gene encoding 3-isopropylmalate dehydratase small subunit: protein MKPINIVNSIYAPLDRKNVDTDQIISKEFLKRIERTGFGQFVFYHWRFDANGNPIEDFVLNNPAYKGAEILVAQDNFGCGSSREHAPWAILDYGFRVVIAPSFADIFHNNCFKNGILPIKLTEAECDELLEKGIAEAQAIEVNLEAQTVTTGYGKTYIFTIDPYYKEMLLNGWDEISLTFKYEEQIAAYEKNRVAY, encoded by the coding sequence ATGAAACCGATTAATATCGTGAACAGCATTTATGCGCCACTAGATCGCAAAAATGTTGATACAGACCAAATTATTTCGAAAGAATTTTTAAAACGTATTGAGCGTACAGGCTTCGGTCAATTCGTATTTTATCACTGGCGTTTTGATGCGAATGGCAATCCAATCGAGGACTTCGTATTAAATAATCCAGCATACAAAGGCGCAGAAATTTTAGTTGCGCAAGATAATTTCGGCTGTGGTTCATCACGTGAGCACGCACCATGGGCTATTTTAGATTATGGCTTCCGAGTCGTTATTGCACCAAGCTTTGCGGATATTTTCCACAATAACTGCTTCAAAAACGGAATTTTACCGATTAAGTTAACGGAAGCAGAGTGTGACGAGTTACTTGAAAAAGGGATTGCAGAAGCACAAGCTATCGAAGTAAACCTTGAAGCACAAACAGTAACAACTGGATACGGTAAAACGTATATATTTACAATTGACCCGTATTATAAAGAAATGTTACTAAATGGCTGGGATGAAATTTCGTTAACATTCAAATACGAAGAGCAAATCGCAGCATACGAGAAAAACCGTGTAGCATATTAA
- the leuC gene encoding 3-isopropylmalate dehydratase large subunit, producing the protein MGKNIIEKVWEQHVVHREDGKPDLLYIDLHLIHEVTSPQAFEGLRLAGRKVRRTDLCFATMDHNVPTKNLPTINDPIAKKQIMTLAENAKEFGIELADIGHPDQGIVHVIGPELGLTQPGKTIVCGDSHTATHGAFGAIAFGIGTSEVEHVLSTQTLWQLKPPTMEIRVNGELGVGVTAKDIILAIIAKWGIGVGTGHIVEYTGEAIRKLSMEERMTICNMSIEAGAKAGLISPDDTTVEFLRGRRHAPQGETFEEAAKYWLSLASDADATYDVVLEIEADEIEPIVTWGTNPAMGVGVSKTVPTASDYDNETDKAALDKALAYMDLQGGQKITDIEIQHVFIGSCTNSRINDLRAAAEIVNGEKLAPGVKGIVVPGSWSTKKQAEEEGLHQIFIDAGFEWRESGCSACLGMNEDVIPYGERCASTSNRNFEGRQGAGARTHLVSPAMAAAAAIHGRFVDVRQLQKQEA; encoded by the coding sequence ATGGGGAAAAATATCATTGAAAAAGTGTGGGAACAACATGTCGTACATCGTGAAGATGGCAAGCCAGATTTACTGTACATCGATTTACACTTAATTCATGAAGTAACAAGCCCGCAAGCGTTCGAGGGACTACGCTTAGCTGGCCGTAAAGTACGTCGCACAGACCTATGCTTTGCTACAATGGACCACAATGTACCAACAAAAAATCTACCAACAATTAACGATCCAATTGCGAAAAAGCAAATTATGACACTTGCAGAAAATGCAAAAGAGTTCGGAATTGAACTTGCAGATATCGGTCACCCAGATCAAGGAATTGTACACGTTATCGGGCCAGAGCTAGGACTTACACAGCCTGGTAAAACAATTGTTTGTGGTGATTCACATACAGCAACGCACGGCGCATTCGGTGCTATCGCATTCGGTATTGGTACTTCAGAGGTTGAGCACGTACTTTCAACACAAACATTATGGCAATTAAAGCCCCCAACAATGGAAATCCGTGTTAACGGAGAGCTTGGTGTTGGCGTAACAGCAAAGGATATCATTTTAGCAATTATTGCAAAATGGGGCATCGGCGTTGGTACAGGTCATATTGTAGAGTACACTGGGGAAGCAATTCGCAAACTATCAATGGAAGAACGTATGACAATTTGTAATATGTCAATCGAAGCAGGTGCAAAAGCTGGTTTAATTTCACCTGACGATACAACAGTAGAATTCCTACGTGGTCGTCGTCATGCTCCACAAGGCGAAACGTTTGAAGAAGCGGCAAAATACTGGTTAAGCCTAGCTTCAGATGCAGATGCAACATATGATGTTGTCCTTGAAATCGAAGCGGATGAAATCGAACCAATCGTAACTTGGGGTACAAACCCAGCAATGGGCGTTGGCGTATCAAAAACGGTACCTACAGCGAGCGATTATGATAATGAAACAGACAAAGCGGCTTTAGATAAAGCACTTGCTTATATGGATTTACAAGGTGGTCAAAAAATTACCGATATCGAGATTCAGCACGTGTTTATTGGCTCTTGTACAAACTCACGCATTAACGACTTACGTGCAGCAGCCGAAATCGTCAATGGTGAAAAGTTAGCACCAGGTGTGAAGGGCATTGTTGTTCCAGGCTCTTGGTCAACTAAAAAACAAGCAGAAGAAGAAGGCTTACACCAAATCTTCATAGATGCTGGTTTTGAATGGCGCGAATCAGGCTGCTCGGCATGCTTAGGGATGAACGAAGACGTAATTCCTTATGGTGAGCGCTGTGCATCAACATCAAACCGTAACTTTGAAGGGCGTCAAGGCGCGGGTGCTCGTACGCACTTAGTGTCACCAGCAATGGCTGCAGCTGCGGCAATTCACGGTCGTTTCGTAGACGTTCGTCAACTACAAAAGCAAGAGGCGTAA
- a CDS encoding 2-isopropylmalate synthase has translation MRKIDIFDTTLRDGEQSAGINLNTAEKLEIAKQLERLGVTIIEAGFPASSPGDLEAVSLIAKTVKNSIVTGLARAVKGDIDAVWEAIKHAEQPHVHTFIATSPIHMEYKLKKNPDEVVEQAVAAVKYAKEKFSLVEFSAEDAFRSDKEYLVRICQEVIKAGATTINIPDTVGYASPEEYGALFQYLRENVIGSENIKFSAHCHDDLGMAVANSIAAVQNGADQVECTINGIGERAGNAALEEIGVALHIRKDFYGVETGLNLKEIKRTSQMVSRLTNVVIQPNKAVVGKNAFAHESGIHQDGVLKNPETYEIISPALVGEDEVPLVLGKHSGRAAFRDRAETMGFQLSDEKLNKAFAEFKKLADRKKEVTEEDLTTILTEQQVSIENVPLFELKSVQVQYGTENIPTATASVVTPEGEVKTLAATGSGSVEAIFNTLEQLVNGTVNILDYRVKSVGKGRDALGEAVINLKYNGYTSTGRDSAQDVLEASAKAYLNAINRQLIQQCIREKQVVTN, from the coding sequence ATGCGAAAAATTGACATTTTTGATACAACATTGCGCGATGGGGAGCAATCGGCTGGTATTAATTTAAATACAGCAGAAAAGCTAGAAATCGCAAAGCAGCTAGAGCGTTTAGGTGTCACAATTATTGAGGCGGGATTCCCTGCCTCATCTCCTGGTGATTTAGAAGCGGTATCATTAATTGCCAAAACGGTGAAAAACTCAATCGTGACAGGCTTAGCACGTGCAGTTAAAGGTGATATCGATGCAGTTTGGGAAGCGATTAAACATGCGGAGCAACCACATGTCCACACATTTATCGCAACAAGCCCAATCCACATGGAATACAAACTAAAGAAAAATCCAGATGAAGTCGTAGAACAGGCAGTTGCCGCAGTAAAATACGCAAAAGAGAAGTTCTCTTTAGTGGAGTTTTCTGCGGAAGATGCATTCCGTTCAGATAAGGAATATTTAGTACGTATTTGCCAAGAGGTTATTAAAGCAGGAGCAACAACAATCAACATCCCAGATACAGTTGGTTATGCGTCTCCAGAAGAATACGGTGCATTATTCCAATACCTACGTGAAAATGTGATCGGTTCTGAAAACATTAAGTTCTCAGCTCACTGTCATGACGATTTAGGAATGGCGGTAGCGAACTCGATTGCTGCCGTTCAAAACGGTGCAGACCAAGTAGAATGTACAATTAACGGTATCGGTGAACGTGCCGGTAATGCCGCATTAGAAGAAATCGGTGTTGCACTTCATATCCGTAAAGACTTCTACGGTGTCGAAACAGGGCTGAACTTAAAAGAAATTAAACGTACATCACAAATGGTAAGCCGTTTAACGAATGTAGTCATTCAACCAAATAAAGCGGTTGTAGGTAAAAATGCATTCGCACATGAATCAGGTATTCACCAAGATGGCGTTCTAAAAAATCCTGAAACGTACGAAATCATTTCACCAGCTCTTGTAGGTGAAGACGAAGTACCATTAGTTTTAGGGAAACACTCTGGTCGTGCTGCATTCCGTGATCGTGCGGAAACAATGGGCTTCCAGTTATCAGATGAAAAACTTAATAAAGCATTCGCCGAGTTCAAAAAACTAGCGGATCGCAAAAAAGAAGTAACTGAGGAAGACTTAACAACGATTTTAACCGAGCAACAAGTATCAATCGAAAATGTGCCATTGTTCGAATTAAAATCAGTGCAAGTTCAATACGGTACTGAAAATATTCCAACAGCGACAGCATCTGTTGTAACGCCTGAGGGAGAAGTAAAAACACTTGCCGCTACAGGCTCTGGTTCAGTAGAAGCAATCTTCAACACATTAGAGCAATTAGTCAACGGTACAGTGAACATATTAGATTACCGCGTAAAATCAGTAGGCAAAGGTCGCGACGCACTAGGTGAAGCTGTTATTAACTTGAAATATAACGGCTATACATCAACAGGCCGTGACTCAGCACAAGACGTACTTGAAGCGTCAGCAAAAGCCTATCTAAACGCGATCAATCGTCAATTAATCCAACAGTGCATTCGCGAAAAGCAAGTTGTTACGAATTAA
- the ilvN gene encoding acetolactate synthase small subunit has product MKRVITVTVINQSGVLNRVTGLLMKRQFNIESITVGHTEQLNSSKMTFIVNVEDETKIEQLIKQLSKQIDVLKVNDITEKAIVLRELALIKVVSPPNLRLEMNSIVEPFRPQIVDTSKNVVTYEVVGHPEKIDAFIELIRPYGIKELTRTGATAAIREAQKVEGPQLSILK; this is encoded by the coding sequence ATGAAACGTGTTATCACTGTAACAGTAATTAACCAAAGTGGTGTATTAAACCGCGTGACTGGTTTATTAATGAAGCGTCAATTTAATATTGAATCAATTACGGTAGGTCATACGGAGCAATTAAACTCCTCAAAAATGACCTTCATAGTAAATGTAGAAGACGAAACGAAAATTGAACAGCTGATTAAACAGTTGTCAAAACAAATTGACGTATTAAAGGTCAATGATATTACTGAAAAGGCAATTGTTTTACGTGAATTAGCGTTAATCAAAGTCGTATCACCACCAAACTTACGCTTAGAAATGAACTCAATTGTGGAGCCTTTCCGCCCACAAATAGTGGACACATCGAAGAACGTTGTAACGTATGAAGTGGTTGGTCATCCAGAAAAAATTGACGCGTTTATTGAGTTAATTCGCCCATATGGCATTAAAGAATTAACACGTACAGGCGCAACAGCAGCAATCCGCGAAGCACAAAAAGTAGAAGGCCCGCAGCTGTCGATCTTGAAATAA
- the ilvC gene encoding ketol-acid reductoisomerase, whose translation MSKMYYENEINEQVLQGKKIAIIGYGSQGHAHALNLKESGFNVVVGVRPGKSFDQAKEDGVEVKTVAEAAADADVIQILLPDERQKAVFEAEIAPHLTAGKALMFAHGFNVHFDQIQPPADVDVFLVAPKGPGHLVRRQFTEGAGVPGLFAIHQDATGQARDLALAYGKGIGSARGGLLETTFAEETVTDLFGEQAVLCGGTTELVKAGFETLVEAGYQPELAYFETLHELKLIVDLMFEGGMATMRYSISDTAEWGDYVSGPRIIDASVKARMKDVLTDIQDGTFAKRWIEENETGRPEYTKFKEAGANHQIEEVGEKLRAMMPFINQGKQKVTVK comes from the coding sequence ATGTCAAAAATGTATTATGAAAATGAAATCAACGAACAAGTACTACAAGGTAAAAAAATCGCAATCATCGGTTATGGTTCTCAAGGCCATGCTCATGCGCTTAACTTAAAAGAATCAGGCTTTAACGTAGTAGTAGGTGTACGCCCAGGTAAATCATTTGACCAAGCAAAAGAAGACGGTGTTGAAGTTAAAACAGTAGCAGAGGCAGCAGCAGATGCAGATGTTATCCAAATCTTACTTCCAGACGAGCGCCAAAAAGCAGTATTCGAAGCAGAAATCGCGCCACACTTAACAGCTGGTAAAGCTTTAATGTTCGCACATGGCTTTAACGTGCACTTCGATCAAATTCAACCACCAGCAGACGTTGACGTATTCCTAGTTGCGCCAAAAGGTCCTGGTCACTTAGTTCGTCGCCAGTTCACAGAAGGTGCAGGCGTTCCTGGTTTATTCGCAATTCATCAAGATGCTACTGGTCAAGCTCGTGATTTAGCCCTTGCTTACGGTAAAGGAATCGGATCAGCACGTGGTGGCTTACTTGAAACTACTTTCGCTGAAGAAACTGTAACTGACCTATTCGGTGAGCAAGCAGTACTTTGCGGTGGTACAACAGAATTAGTAAAAGCAGGTTTCGAAACATTAGTAGAAGCGGGCTACCAACCAGAATTAGCTTACTTCGAAACATTACACGAGCTTAAGTTAATCGTTGACTTAATGTTCGAAGGTGGTATGGCTACTATGCGCTACTCAATCTCAGATACAGCTGAGTGGGGGGACTATGTATCAGGTCCACGTATCATCGATGCTTCAGTAAAAGCTCGTATGAAAGACGTATTAACAGACATCCAAGACGGTACATTTGCTAAACGTTGGATCGAAGAAAACGAAACAGGTCGCCCAGAGTACACAAAATTCAAAGAAGCTGGTGCAAACCACCAAATCGAAGAAGTAGGCGAAAAATTACGTGCGATGATGCCATTCATCAACCAAGGAAAACAAAAGGTAACAGTGAAATAA
- the ilvB gene encoding biosynthetic-type acetolactate synthase large subunit, translating into MSANVSASQETELQAEEIKKPRDGADILVQALHDQDVDIIFGYPGGAVLQIYDAIYRNPIRHILTRHEQGAIHAAEGYARVTNKPGVVIATSGPGATNLVTGIADAMIDSIPLVIFTGQVATSVIGTDAFQEADIMGITTPITKHNYQVQDVRDIPRIVKEAFHIANTGRKGPVVIDFPKNISQTVFQDEIQTPEEIYLPGYQPTTKPNYLQIQKAIQALSLAKKPLVLAGAGVLFADARDQLTEFIEKYNLPVVNTLLGLGSIHGEHEQFYGMAGMHGYATANDAITKCDLLINIGARFDDRLTGDLATFAPNATIVHIDIDPAEIGKNVPTDIPIVADAKEALNALLKKDFQVADTSAWIQYLNDNREKYPLWYEEAGDEILPQQAMEIIHRLTDGEAVVTTDVGQHQMWAAQYYRLNNPHGWVTSGGLGTMGFGFPAAIGAQFAKPDKKVISIVGDAGFQMTNQELALLNEFNLPVKVVIINNSCLGMVRQWQETFYEERYSQSLMPIQPDFVKLAEAYGIKGVRIEKLSEAEEMFAEAINSDEPVVIDCRVKQLVSVFPMVAPGKGLHEMIGVKKP; encoded by the coding sequence ATGAGTGCAAATGTTTCAGCTAGTCAAGAAACCGAGCTACAAGCAGAAGAGATCAAAAAACCGCGTGATGGTGCTGATATTTTAGTGCAAGCGCTACACGATCAGGATGTAGATATCATTTTCGGTTACCCAGGTGGAGCCGTATTACAAATTTATGATGCAATCTACCGCAATCCGATTCGCCATATTTTAACTCGACATGAGCAAGGTGCAATTCACGCAGCAGAGGGGTATGCACGTGTTACGAATAAACCAGGTGTTGTCATCGCAACATCGGGCCCAGGTGCTACAAACTTAGTGACGGGAATTGCCGATGCGATGATTGATTCGATTCCACTTGTTATTTTTACAGGTCAGGTGGCGACTTCAGTAATTGGTACAGATGCGTTCCAAGAAGCCGACATTATGGGAATTACAACGCCAATTACAAAGCACAATTACCAAGTGCAAGACGTACGTGATATTCCGCGTATCGTAAAAGAAGCGTTCCACATTGCAAACACAGGTCGTAAAGGCCCAGTTGTGATTGATTTCCCGAAGAATATTTCACAAACGGTGTTCCAAGATGAAATTCAAACACCAGAAGAAATTTACTTGCCGGGTTACCAGCCAACAACAAAGCCGAATTATTTACAAATTCAAAAGGCGATTCAAGCGCTATCGTTAGCGAAAAAGCCGCTAGTACTTGCAGGTGCGGGTGTATTATTTGCTGATGCGCGCGATCAATTAACTGAATTTATAGAAAAATACAACTTGCCAGTAGTGAATACATTACTAGGTCTTGGTAGCATTCACGGCGAGCATGAGCAATTCTATGGAATGGCAGGGATGCACGGTTACGCAACGGCAAATGATGCCATCACAAAATGTGATTTATTAATCAATATTGGTGCACGCTTTGATGACCGTTTAACAGGTGATTTAGCAACATTTGCACCAAACGCAACGATTGTTCATATCGATATCGATCCAGCTGAAATTGGTAAAAACGTACCGACCGATATTCCAATCGTAGCAGACGCAAAAGAAGCGCTGAATGCGTTATTGAAAAAGGATTTCCAAGTAGCTGACACATCGGCTTGGATTCAATATTTAAACGATAATCGTGAAAAGTATCCATTATGGTATGAAGAGGCAGGCGATGAAATTTTACCGCAGCAAGCGATGGAAATCATTCACCGTTTAACAGATGGAGAAGCAGTTGTAACAACAGATGTTGGGCAACATCAAATGTGGGCAGCGCAATACTACCGACTAAACAATCCACATGGCTGGGTAACTTCAGGTGGACTTGGTACGATGGGCTTCGGTTTCCCTGCTGCAATCGGTGCACAATTTGCCAAACCGGATAAAAAAGTAATTTCAATTGTTGGGGATGCCGGTTTCCAAATGACAAACCAAGAACTAGCGCTATTAAATGAGTTCAACTTACCTGTAAAAGTTGTCATTATAAATAACAGCTGTTTAGGCATGGTACGTCAATGGCAAGAAACATTTTACGAGGAACGCTATTCTCAAAGCCTAATGCCGATTCAGCCTGATTTCGTTAAATTGGCGGAAGCATACGGCATTAAAGGGGTTCGCATCGAAAAGCTATCAGAAGCAGAAGAGATGTTTGCAGAAGCGATTAATTCTGATGAACCAGTCGTAATTGACTGCCGCGTGAAGCAGTTAGTGAGCGTATTCCCTATGGTAGCACCTGGTAAAGGATTACATGAAATGATTGGAGTGAAAAAACCATGA
- a CDS encoding ABC transporter ATP-binding protein: protein MSEKLLNVKDLRVSFITNESEFEAVKGVSFHVNAGETVGIVGESGSGKSVTARSIMRLLPSPPSYLKSGTIEFQGKNLVQQSEKQMEAIRGKDISMIFQDPMTSTNPTIRIGEQIAEGLIKHQGLSKKEAHNKTIELLKLVGIKNSEERYNQYPHEFSGGMRQRVMIAMALACNPSLLIADEPTTALDVTIQAQILSLMKQMQQRLGTSIILITHDLGVVAGMCDRVIVMKEGEVVEQGTTEDIFENPQHEYTKRLLNALPKLHEKKEPKVMPNLAPELDINVPLVEVKHISKHFELAKGNVLKAVDDLSFQIYPGETLGLVGESGSGKSTTGRTLLQLHEPTDGEVLYKGVPVSRLTKKELKSMRRHMQIIFQDPYSSLNPRKKVLDIIGEALDLHKLTTSKEQRRARVEELLELVGLNKEHALRYPHEFSGGQRQRIGIARALAVEPQFIVCDEPLSALDVSIQKQVVDLLKDLQQRLGLTYLFIAHDLSMVKHISDRVAVMYGGKIVELAESEELYANPQHPYTKMLLNSIPIPDPAIEKQKKREVMSEEQLLSNRFDVENTKLVEVSDGHWVAI from the coding sequence ATGAGTGAAAAACTGCTAAACGTAAAGGACTTACGTGTTTCTTTTATTACGAATGAGTCAGAATTTGAAGCTGTAAAAGGTGTAAGCTTTCATGTGAATGCTGGCGAAACAGTCGGCATTGTAGGCGAATCAGGAAGTGGTAAAAGTGTAACTGCGCGTTCGATTATGCGATTATTACCTTCCCCACCTTCGTATTTGAAATCAGGTACAATTGAATTTCAAGGAAAAAATCTCGTACAGCAAAGCGAAAAGCAAATGGAAGCGATTCGCGGAAAAGATATTAGTATGATTTTCCAAGATCCAATGACTTCAACGAACCCAACGATCCGTATCGGTGAACAAATTGCAGAAGGCTTAATTAAGCACCAAGGATTATCGAAAAAAGAAGCACATAACAAAACAATTGAGCTATTAAAATTAGTCGGCATTAAAAATAGTGAAGAACGATATAATCAATATCCACATGAATTTAGTGGTGGTATGCGTCAGCGCGTAATGATTGCCATGGCACTTGCTTGTAATCCTTCTCTACTCATAGCTGACGAACCAACAACTGCACTCGACGTAACGATTCAAGCACAAATTCTTTCATTAATGAAGCAAATGCAGCAACGCCTTGGGACATCAATCATTTTAATTACCCATGATTTAGGTGTAGTAGCAGGTATGTGTGACCGCGTTATTGTCATGAAGGAAGGCGAAGTAGTCGAGCAAGGGACCACGGAAGATATTTTCGAAAATCCTCAGCATGAATATACAAAACGCTTACTGAACGCACTACCAAAACTGCATGAAAAGAAAGAACCAAAAGTAATGCCGAATTTAGCACCGGAGCTTGATATTAACGTACCGCTTGTTGAAGTAAAGCATATTTCAAAGCATTTCGAACTTGCGAAAGGCAATGTCTTAAAAGCGGTTGACGATTTATCGTTTCAAATTTATCCAGGTGAAACTTTAGGTCTCGTTGGAGAATCGGGTTCTGGTAAATCAACAACAGGTCGTACGCTACTTCAATTACATGAACCAACAGATGGTGAAGTGTTATATAAAGGGGTTCCTGTAAGTCGCTTAACGAAAAAAGAATTAAAAAGCATGCGTCGTCATATGCAAATTATTTTCCAAGACCCTTATTCGTCATTAAATCCACGAAAAAAGGTGCTTGATATTATTGGCGAGGCGTTAGATTTGCACAAGCTAACAACGTCAAAGGAACAGCGCCGCGCACGTGTTGAGGAATTGCTCGAACTTGTTGGCTTGAATAAAGAACATGCGCTACGTTACCCACACGAATTTAGTGGTGGTCAGCGTCAGCGAATTGGCATTGCACGTGCACTGGCAGTTGAGCCCCAATTTATCGTATGCGATGAGCCATTATCTGCACTTGATGTATCGATTCAGAAGCAAGTTGTCGATTTACTTAAAGACTTGCAGCAACGACTTGGATTGACCTACTTATTTATTGCGCATGATTTATCGATGGTTAAACATATTAGTGACCGAGTAGCTGTAATGTATGGTGGTAAAATTGTGGAGCTAGCAGAAAGTGAAGAATTATATGCGAATCCACAACATCCTTATACAAAAATGCTGTTAAATTCAATCCCGATTCCAGACCCAGCAATCGAAAAGCAAAAAAAACGTGAAGTCATGTCTGAAGAACAGCTATTGTCCAATCGTTTCGATGTAGAGAATACGAAGCTTGTTGAGGTTTCTGATGGGCATTGGGTAGCGATTTAA
- the leuB gene encoding 3-isopropylmalate dehydrogenase yields the protein MEKKITVLPGDGIGPEVVASAVKVLQVIGKRFNHTFHLDYAAIGGAAIDQYNNPLPDETIAKCEASDAILLGAVGGPKWDNNPPELRPEKGLLKIRKHFDLFANLRPVKAFPSLLASSPLKREVAENVDLMIVRELTGGLYFGEPRKKTDAGAIDTCVYSREEIERIVDNAFELARLRRGKLCSVDKANVLDTSRLWREIVEEKKKQYPDVETEHNLVDSVAMKLITNPGHYDVVVTENLFGDILSDEASVITGSLGVLPSASIRGDNFGLYEPVHGSAPEIAGQGVANPAATILSVAMLLQYSFGLKEEAAEIERAVAAVFDDGYYTADLAQEHTRALSTNEWTEKVLNEIDASFVSDSIMISYN from the coding sequence ATGGAAAAGAAAATTACAGTACTACCAGGTGATGGCATTGGTCCAGAAGTTGTTGCAAGTGCGGTAAAAGTATTACAAGTAATCGGGAAGCGTTTTAATCATACGTTTCATTTAGACTATGCGGCAATTGGTGGTGCAGCAATCGATCAATATAACAACCCGCTACCAGATGAAACAATTGCAAAATGTGAAGCGAGCGATGCGATATTATTAGGCGCTGTTGGAGGTCCAAAATGGGATAACAATCCACCAGAATTACGCCCAGAAAAAGGTTTGTTAAAAATTCGTAAGCACTTTGATTTGTTTGCCAATTTACGTCCTGTAAAAGCTTTCCCAAGTTTACTTGCGTCTTCTCCATTAAAACGTGAAGTTGCGGAAAATGTTGACTTAATGATCGTCCGCGAATTAACAGGAGGGCTTTACTTTGGGGAACCACGTAAAAAAACAGATGCAGGTGCTATTGATACATGTGTGTATTCCCGTGAAGAAATCGAGCGAATTGTAGACAATGCTTTCGAATTAGCTCGCTTACGTCGAGGTAAACTTTGCTCGGTAGACAAAGCTAACGTACTTGATACTTCACGTTTATGGCGTGAGATTGTTGAAGAAAAGAAAAAGCAGTACCCAGATGTAGAAACAGAACATAATTTAGTGGATTCAGTTGCAATGAAGCTGATCACAAATCCCGGTCACTATGATGTCGTTGTGACAGAAAATTTATTCGGCGACATTTTAAGTGACGAAGCTTCTGTTATTACGGGTTCTTTAGGTGTATTACCTTCTGCTTCAATTCGCGGCGATAACTTTGGTCTTTATGAGCCAGTACACGGTTCAGCGCCAGAAATTGCAGGCCAAGGTGTCGCAAACCCAGCTGCTACGATTCTATCAGTGGCAATGTTATTACAATATTCGTTTGGCTTAAAAGAAGAAGCGGCAGAAATCGAACGTGCAGTTGCCGCAGTATTCGATGATGGCTACTATACTGCCGACCTAGCACAAGAGCATACACGTGCACTTTCTACAAATGAATGGACAGAAAAAGTACTAAATGAAATCGACGCAAGCTTCGTTTCAGATAGCATAATGATTTCATATAACTAA